Proteins co-encoded in one Kribbella qitaiheensis genomic window:
- the istA gene encoding IS21 family transposase produces MKERSRVEQFERIRRERRDEGLSIRALAQRHQVHRRTVRLALGDAVPPTRKSPERVAPVLGPHLATIGGWLTADLDAPKKQRHTARRVWQRLMEEEGVVVAESSVRGLVAQLKTEIGGDRAQVMVPQTHGPAEEAEVDFGEFTAVIAGVVMKVFMFCLRLSHSGKAVHVAYANQTQESFLDGHVRAFEALGGVPTGMIRYDNLRPAVIRVALGRERFEHPRFIAMRSHYGYDSFFCAPGLEGAHEKGGVEGEIGRFRRRHLTPVPHVASLAALNQALAAADARDDARRIGARAETVGAAAARELVLLNPLPSETFDVSAPLSCRVDAKARVCVRQSYYSVPARFAGRRLEVRLGATAVIVLDAGKVIAEHTRSLHKGSEDLVLDHYLEVLTRKPGAMSGSTALVTARASGAFTAVHQRFWDAARKQHGDGPGTRALIGVLLLHRTMTATVVSAGIEGALVLGNFDPDLVAVTARSAMTSAGATSPPVPVPPTASHAATTQRPTPSLADYDQLLQKETA; encoded by the coding sequence TTGAAGGAGAGATCGAGAGTGGAGCAGTTCGAACGTATCCGACGCGAGCGTCGAGATGAAGGTTTGTCGATCCGGGCACTGGCGCAGCGCCACCAGGTCCATCGGCGCACGGTGCGTCTGGCGTTGGGTGATGCGGTGCCTCCGACGCGGAAATCTCCAGAGCGTGTGGCGCCGGTGCTGGGCCCGCATCTGGCCACGATCGGTGGCTGGCTGACCGCGGACCTGGACGCCCCGAAGAAGCAGCGGCATACCGCTCGCCGGGTCTGGCAGCGGCTGATGGAGGAAGAGGGTGTCGTGGTGGCCGAGTCCAGCGTGCGGGGGTTGGTCGCCCAGCTGAAGACCGAGATCGGTGGGGACCGGGCGCAGGTGATGGTGCCCCAGACTCATGGACCGGCCGAGGAGGCCGAGGTCGACTTCGGGGAGTTCACTGCGGTGATCGCTGGGGTGGTGATGAAGGTGTTCATGTTTTGCCTGCGGCTGTCGCATTCGGGCAAAGCGGTCCATGTTGCCTATGCCAATCAGACCCAGGAATCGTTCCTGGATGGGCATGTGCGTGCGTTCGAGGCGCTGGGTGGGGTACCGACCGGGATGATCCGTTACGACAACCTCAGGCCCGCGGTGATCCGGGTCGCGCTGGGCCGGGAACGGTTCGAGCATCCACGGTTCATCGCGATGCGCTCCCACTACGGCTATGACTCGTTCTTCTGCGCGCCAGGCTTAGAGGGTGCTCATGAGAAGGGCGGTGTCGAGGGCGAGATCGGCCGGTTCCGCCGACGGCACCTCACTCCTGTCCCGCACGTGGCATCGTTGGCCGCGCTGAACCAGGCCCTGGCCGCCGCCGATGCCCGCGACGACGCGCGCCGCATCGGTGCCCGCGCCGAGACCGTGGGAGCGGCCGCGGCCCGTGAACTGGTCTTGCTGAACCCGCTGCCGAGTGAAACCTTCGATGTCTCGGCCCCGCTGTCATGCCGGGTCGACGCCAAAGCACGGGTCTGTGTCCGCCAGTCGTACTACTCGGTCCCGGCCCGGTTCGCTGGTCGCCGGCTCGAGGTTCGTCTCGGCGCCACCGCGGTGATCGTGCTCGACGCAGGCAAGGTGATCGCTGAACATACCCGGTCGCTGCACAAGGGCAGCGAGGATCTCGTTCTGGACCACTATCTGGAAGTCCTCACCCGCAAACCCGGCGCCATGTCCGGGTCCACCGCCTTGGTCACCGCGCGAGCATCCGGGGCGTTCACGGCGGTTCATCAACGGTTCTGGGACGCCGCCCGCAAGCAACACGGCGACGGGCCCGGCACCCGCGCCCTGATCGGGGTGCTGTTGCTCCACCGCACCATGACCGCGACCGTGGTGAGTGCGGGCATCGAAGGCGCGCTGGTGCTCGGAAACTTCGATCCCGACCTGGTCGCGGTCACCGCACGCAGCGCGATGACCTCAGCCGGCGCGACCTCCCCGCCGGTCCCGGTTCCACCCACCGCGTCCCACGCTGCGACGACCCAACGGCCGACGCCATCACTGGCCGACTACGACCAACTACTCCAGAAAGAAACCGCATGA
- the istB gene encoding IS21-like element helper ATPase IstB, which produces MSPATKTAPAATPTTTVTALSDPAAEAAIHAACRLLALPTIRAEAIAMAEASAKQRLTHKAFLAEILTAECDERDARRRIRRVNEAKFPRTKRLTEFDHTVLPDLPAPTLAHLAGGGWIDAGQPLVLLGDSGTGKTHLLIALGTAAAEQGRRVRYVTTAALVNELVEASDDKQLSRVVGRYARLDLLCLDEIGYVRLDPRGAELLFQIITAREERASIACASNAPFSEWGATFTDPRLAAAVVDRLTFNAHIIQTGTKSYRLNTTRQTRSRTATN; this is translated from the coding sequence ATGAGCCCCGCCACGAAAACCGCGCCAGCCGCCACCCCGACGACCACGGTGACCGCCCTGTCTGACCCCGCCGCCGAGGCCGCGATCCACGCCGCTTGCCGACTACTCGCACTGCCCACCATCCGCGCCGAAGCCATCGCGATGGCCGAGGCCTCAGCCAAGCAACGCCTTACCCACAAGGCATTCCTGGCCGAAATCCTCACCGCGGAATGCGACGAACGCGACGCCCGCCGCCGGATCCGGCGAGTCAACGAGGCCAAGTTCCCCCGCACCAAACGCCTCACCGAGTTCGACCACACCGTGCTGCCCGACCTACCGGCACCGACGCTGGCACACCTGGCCGGCGGCGGCTGGATCGACGCCGGACAACCACTGGTCCTGCTCGGCGACTCCGGCACCGGGAAAACACACCTGCTCATCGCACTCGGCACCGCAGCAGCCGAGCAAGGACGCCGGGTCCGCTACGTGACCACCGCCGCCTTGGTCAACGAGCTCGTCGAAGCCTCAGACGACAAACAGCTGTCCCGCGTCGTGGGCCGCTACGCCCGACTCGACCTGCTCTGCCTCGACGAGATCGGCTACGTCCGCCTCGACCCACGCGGCGCGGAACTGCTCTTCCAGATCATCACCGCCCGCGAAGAACGAGCATCCATCGCCTGCGCATCCAACGCCCCATTCTCCGAATGGGGCGCCACCTTCACCGACCCCCGCCTCGCCGCCGCAGTCGTGGACAGACTCACCTTCAACGCACACATCATCCAGACCGGCACCAAGTCCTACAGACTCAACACCACCCGGCAAACCCGCAGCCGAACCGCCACCAACTAA
- a CDS encoding carboxymuconolactone decarboxylase family protein, whose product MEPRLNLQTNEFAAKIGKRFAGVGLALQQSPLPRTTQELVMLRASQINGCGFCVDFHTKEAGAAGETTLRLHLVAAWRETTVFTEAERAALALAEEGTRLADANHGVSDETWADVRKHYDEDQTGALVYLVAMVNAANRIGVIVRNKGGSYQPGMFAELVNQA is encoded by the coding sequence ATGGAACCCCGTTTGAACCTGCAGACCAACGAGTTCGCCGCCAAGATCGGCAAGCGGTTCGCCGGCGTCGGCCTGGCGCTCCAGCAGTCGCCGCTCCCCCGAACCACCCAGGAACTGGTGATGCTGCGCGCCAGCCAGATCAACGGTTGCGGCTTCTGCGTCGACTTCCACACCAAGGAGGCCGGGGCCGCCGGGGAGACGACGCTCCGGCTCCACCTGGTCGCCGCCTGGCGCGAGACGACCGTGTTCACCGAGGCGGAGCGGGCCGCGCTTGCACTCGCCGAGGAGGGCACCCGGCTCGCCGACGCCAATCACGGCGTGTCCGACGAGACCTGGGCCGACGTACGCAAGCACTACGACGAGGACCAGACCGGCGCCCTGGTCTACCTGGTCGCCATGGTCAACGCGGCCAACCGGATCGGCGTGATCGTCCGGAACAAGGGCGGCTCCTACCAGCCCGGCATGTTCGCCGAGCTGGTCAACCAAGCCTAG
- a CDS encoding RNA polymerase sigma-70 factor, producing the protein MSATEAFVAHRNLLFTVAYEMLGSAADAEDVLQETWLRWSGVDLDEVRDQRAYLVRITTRQALTRLRTLRRRKESYVGPWLPEPLLTTPDVAENVELADSVSMAMLLVLETLAPTERAVFVLRDVFGLEYDEIAAAVDKKQAAVRQIAHRARAHVAARRPRQVVSPAESRDVLGAFQRAVETGDLQRLLDVLAPDVVLLTDGGGVVQAALDPIVGADQVAGVLSRISAGVSLQPVEVNGYPALFVRLNGEVDAVLAARIDGGLITGLYAVRNPEKLSRIAQATAVSR; encoded by the coding sequence TTGTCCGCGACCGAGGCGTTCGTTGCCCACCGCAACCTGCTGTTCACCGTCGCCTACGAGATGCTGGGCTCGGCCGCGGATGCCGAGGACGTTCTCCAGGAGACCTGGCTGCGCTGGTCAGGTGTCGACCTCGACGAAGTGCGGGATCAGCGTGCCTACCTGGTCCGGATCACCACCCGCCAGGCGCTGACCAGGCTACGCACGCTCCGGCGCCGCAAGGAGTCCTATGTCGGTCCCTGGCTGCCCGAGCCGCTGCTGACAACGCCCGACGTGGCCGAGAACGTCGAGCTGGCCGACAGCGTCTCGATGGCGATGCTGCTGGTGCTGGAGACCCTCGCGCCGACCGAGCGGGCGGTCTTCGTACTGCGGGACGTGTTCGGACTCGAGTACGACGAGATCGCGGCGGCCGTCGACAAGAAGCAGGCCGCGGTCCGCCAGATCGCGCATCGGGCGCGTGCCCACGTCGCCGCCCGACGGCCACGCCAGGTGGTTTCACCTGCCGAGAGCCGCGATGTCCTCGGGGCGTTCCAGCGGGCAGTCGAAACGGGTGACCTGCAACGCCTGCTCGACGTGCTCGCACCCGACGTCGTCCTGCTGACGGACGGCGGCGGCGTCGTACAGGCCGCGCTTGACCCGATCGTGGGCGCGGATCAGGTGGCCGGTGTGCTGAGCCGGATCTCTGCCGGCGTCTCGCTGCAGCCGGTCGAGGTCAACGGCTACCCGGCACTGTTCGTCCGGCTCAACGGCGAGGTCGACGCCGTGCTGGCCGCTCGCATCGATGGCGGCCTCATCACCGGCCTGTACGCCGTACGCAACCCCGAGAAGCTGTCCCGGATCGCGCAGGCGACCGCTGTCAGCCGTTGA
- a CDS encoding HNH endonuclease signature motif containing protein, whose amino-acid sequence MELLLSARPACMMSGEEAVAALDALHAESARRETYRLEVIARLDETGHTQEISGQGTTRFIATRHRLNHPEVKRDLALATALTKYPAVTAALPDPHTPAGDDPAIHYTDASGKTDASGETGETGDEPAIHYADASGETGETGETGETGETGETGETGETGETGETGGDPAGAGAAPARTGHSADVDADGDAEPGLTGAPADEPADAELLAVLLHPAQAEAIVSTLEAVPAAAMVAVETLRVAEQQMVEAARHLTSWELKRLGKQVCEVLDTDGPEPAEDAAERREALHLTNADRGVKFSGYLANANAELFKTLIEAAAKPRKVDGELDPRSRDKRQADALTQVLTVAAGTGDLPGHGGVKPHVTVTIDYTDLKQQGRDATGNLQFGDSLSAAAVRRLACDAAIIPIVLGSDSEPLDVGREERFVTTAIRRALNKRDKGCVICGAPPRYCHAHHLIHWIDGGPTCLENLALFCSTDHKAVHAGHYTVTITNGTVHITRPTWATPPRHTRPPRTSPSPPADTADTPHRDAASRPTEHTTNDPFRRQDRPDRPDRPDRPDRPDRPDRPGRPVRAFPLANDPPPPATRPPADYDPWAPETLDTG is encoded by the coding sequence ATGGAACTCCTCTTGTCCGCGCGGCCCGCGTGCATGATGAGTGGCGAGGAAGCAGTCGCCGCTCTCGACGCGCTGCATGCCGAGTCCGCGCGCCGGGAGACCTACCGCCTCGAAGTCATCGCCCGACTCGACGAGACCGGCCACACCCAAGAGATCAGCGGCCAAGGCACCACCCGGTTCATCGCGACGCGCCACCGGCTCAACCATCCCGAGGTGAAACGCGACCTCGCCCTAGCCACCGCCCTCACCAAATACCCCGCCGTCACCGCAGCCCTGCCCGACCCGCACACACCCGCCGGTGACGACCCGGCCATCCACTACACCGACGCTTCCGGTAAGACCGACGCTTCCGGCGAGACCGGTGAGACGGGTGACGAGCCGGCCATCCACTACGCCGACGCTTCCGGCGAGACCGGCGAGACCGGCGAGACCGGCGAGACCGGCGAGACCGGCGAGACCGGCGAGACTGGTGAGACCGGCGAGACTGGTGAGACCGGTGGTGACCCGGCCGGCGCCGGCGCCGCGCCAGCCCGGACCGGTCATTCAGCCGACGTCGACGCCGACGGCGACGCCGAGCCCGGCCTGACCGGTGCCCCGGCCGATGAGCCAGCTGACGCCGAACTGCTGGCGGTGTTGCTGCATCCGGCCCAGGCCGAAGCGATCGTGTCCACACTCGAAGCAGTCCCGGCGGCCGCGATGGTGGCGGTGGAGACCTTACGGGTCGCCGAACAGCAGATGGTCGAAGCCGCCCGGCACCTGACGTCATGGGAACTGAAACGACTCGGCAAACAGGTCTGCGAGGTCCTCGACACCGACGGCCCCGAACCGGCCGAAGACGCCGCCGAACGCCGCGAAGCGCTCCACCTCACCAACGCCGACCGTGGCGTGAAATTCTCCGGCTACCTGGCCAACGCCAACGCCGAACTGTTCAAGACTCTCATCGAAGCCGCCGCGAAACCCCGCAAAGTCGACGGTGAACTCGACCCGCGGTCGCGCGACAAACGCCAGGCCGACGCCCTCACCCAGGTGCTGACCGTCGCCGCCGGTACCGGTGACCTTCCCGGCCACGGCGGCGTGAAGCCGCATGTGACCGTCACCATCGACTACACCGACCTGAAACAACAAGGCCGCGACGCGACCGGGAACCTCCAGTTCGGTGACAGCCTGTCCGCGGCAGCGGTCCGCCGCCTGGCCTGCGACGCCGCGATCATCCCGATCGTGCTCGGCTCGGACTCCGAACCCCTCGACGTGGGCCGCGAGGAACGTTTCGTCACCACAGCGATCCGACGCGCCCTGAACAAGCGCGACAAAGGGTGCGTCATCTGCGGAGCGCCACCGCGCTACTGCCACGCCCACCACCTCATCCACTGGATCGACGGCGGCCCCACCTGCCTGGAAAACCTCGCCCTGTTCTGCAGCACCGACCACAAAGCAGTCCACGCCGGCCACTACACCGTCACCATCACCAACGGCACCGTCCACATCACCCGCCCCACCTGGGCTACCCCACCCCGCCACACCAGACCACCCCGCACCTCACCATCACCACCAGCCGACACCGCCGACACACCCCACCGCGACGCCGCGTCACGCCCCACCGAGCACACCACCAACGACCCGTTCAGGCGACAAGACCGTCCTGACCGTCCTGACCGGCCTGACCGTCCCGACCGGCCTGACCGGCCTGACCGGCCGGGACGCCCGGTCCGTGCCTTTCCCCTGGCCAACGACCCGCCACCACCAGCCACCCGACCCCCGGCCGACTACGACCCCTGGGCCCCCGAAACCCTCGACACCGGCTAA
- a CDS encoding carbohydrate ABC transporter permease: MRTKFFPILAHVLAIIAVAPLLWILISALKPAEDVFSFGWPSSWTLDNLQYVLLKVPLPRFLLNSAIVSVIVTVVALFFHSMAAYALARLRFPGRGIIFSGIMSTLLVSLPVILVPLFLVAKQLGLLDSYAGLIVPSIFHAFGIFLLRQYYLNIPRELEEAADLDGCGYWRRYWSVILPLSRPVLASLSVLFFLANWNAFLWPLTITRNPDLRVIQLGISGMQGQYASAWNLILAAAVIAAIPTVVVFVAGQKRLVDAMKTTGLK; this comes from the coding sequence ATGAGGACTAAATTCTTCCCCATCCTCGCGCACGTCCTGGCGATCATTGCCGTGGCGCCGCTGCTGTGGATCCTGATCAGCGCGCTGAAGCCGGCCGAAGACGTGTTCTCCTTCGGGTGGCCGTCGAGTTGGACGCTGGACAACCTGCAGTACGTCCTGCTGAAGGTCCCGTTGCCGCGGTTCCTGCTGAACAGCGCGATCGTGTCGGTGATCGTCACCGTGGTGGCGTTGTTCTTCCACTCGATGGCGGCCTACGCGCTCGCCCGGCTGCGCTTCCCAGGACGCGGGATCATCTTCTCCGGCATCATGTCGACGCTGCTCGTGTCGCTGCCGGTGATCCTGGTGCCGCTGTTCCTGGTGGCCAAGCAGCTCGGCCTGCTTGACAGCTATGCGGGCCTGATCGTGCCGAGCATCTTCCATGCCTTCGGCATCTTCCTGCTCCGGCAGTACTACCTGAACATCCCGCGCGAGCTGGAGGAGGCGGCCGACCTGGACGGCTGCGGCTACTGGCGCCGGTACTGGAGTGTCATCCTGCCGCTCAGCCGACCGGTGCTCGCCTCGCTGTCGGTGCTGTTCTTCCTGGCGAACTGGAACGCGTTCCTCTGGCCGCTCACCATCACTCGGAATCCGGATCTGCGCGTGATCCAGCTCGGCATCTCCGGCATGCAGGGGCAGTACGCCTCGGCCTGGAACCTCATCCTCGCCGCCGCGGTGATCGCCGCGATCCCCACCGTCGTCGTCTTCGTCGCCGGCCAGAAGCGCCTGGTCGACGCGATGAAGACCACCGGCCTGAAGTGA
- a CDS encoding DUF4185 domain-containing protein — MKRGALVAALPLIFGSAVLLTQSSGPVSSSSSSGASTFVGTTTVETKALPSRSDGDLWPSCWAGNGNLYSANGDGKGFSLDGDFADVAVSEIKGDVGDLSGTTVARGDEVGSVWSGAGYNRKPTGMVCVGDTMYVAVQDLALDFNDVPAATIAKSTDHGRTWTWDKHKPMFSDHVFTTIWFADFGKGGAAAPDGYVYAYGLDGNWRDSFDDTVVDPQSVFMARVAKSRVQDRRAWEFFAGSNDRGKPSWSRQVKDRMPVLTDQRRLYAQTYGTNGSNLSVISQGGVTYLPQQKRYVYTSWTEYTFEFYESPTPWGPWKHFLSKDFSGYPWSTSKYGGYGVTIPSKFVQPDGRTMYLQANVCPCGGGGIGTSVYNFNLRKVVLTPSSTAPVTDLPGDANLAAPSTGAVAISKSSQSGSLALLNDGATTGSENDFDDEVKGASWWGYTWPAKHKVNRVDFTPGAVSAQGGYFTGRPRVQVKQNGSWVEVGSQSVAPAYPGDASAGANTTYTLTFPAVETDGVRVIGLPGGTRSFTSVSEVAVRYAVELADGGFEATGSGKPAWLFEGTAANGVDRGLGFAHSGANNGWIRTSGTGWSALTQVIPVKPGTTYTFGSWINASAALPAGGGRFGVRVGADGSEVLGEQTFGASTGYVHHEVTVTVPPGVQAITLYAGFTAPGTDTFIQVDDFTVS, encoded by the coding sequence ATGAAGCGTGGGGCTCTCGTCGCAGCGCTGCCGTTGATCTTCGGCTCCGCCGTCCTGCTCACCCAGTCCTCGGGGCCGGTCTCGTCGTCTTCGTCGTCGGGCGCGAGCACCTTCGTCGGGACGACGACCGTCGAGACGAAGGCCCTGCCCAGCCGGAGCGACGGCGATCTTTGGCCGTCCTGCTGGGCCGGCAACGGCAACCTGTACTCCGCGAACGGCGACGGGAAGGGGTTCAGCCTGGACGGCGACTTCGCGGACGTCGCCGTCAGCGAGATCAAGGGCGACGTCGGCGACCTCTCCGGTACGACGGTCGCGCGCGGCGACGAGGTCGGCTCGGTCTGGAGCGGTGCGGGGTACAACCGTAAGCCGACCGGGATGGTGTGTGTCGGCGACACGATGTACGTCGCGGTGCAGGACCTCGCGCTCGACTTCAACGACGTCCCGGCCGCGACGATCGCGAAGTCGACCGACCACGGCCGGACCTGGACGTGGGACAAGCACAAGCCGATGTTCTCCGACCACGTGTTCACCACGATCTGGTTCGCCGACTTCGGCAAGGGTGGTGCTGCCGCGCCGGACGGCTACGTCTATGCGTACGGGCTGGACGGCAACTGGCGCGACTCCTTCGACGACACGGTCGTGGACCCGCAGAGCGTGTTCATGGCCCGGGTCGCGAAGTCCAGGGTGCAGGACCGGCGCGCCTGGGAGTTCTTTGCTGGAAGCAACGATCGCGGCAAGCCGTCATGGTCGCGGCAGGTGAAGGACCGCATGCCCGTCCTCACCGATCAGCGACGGCTCTACGCGCAGACGTACGGGACCAACGGGAGCAACCTGAGTGTGATCAGCCAGGGCGGAGTCACCTATCTCCCGCAGCAGAAGCGGTACGTCTACACCTCGTGGACCGAGTACACCTTCGAGTTCTACGAGTCGCCGACTCCCTGGGGTCCGTGGAAGCACTTCCTGAGCAAGGACTTCAGCGGATACCCGTGGTCGACCTCGAAGTACGGCGGGTACGGCGTGACCATCCCGTCCAAGTTCGTTCAGCCGGACGGTAGAACGATGTATCTGCAGGCGAACGTCTGTCCCTGCGGCGGTGGGGGGATCGGGACCTCGGTCTACAACTTCAACCTCCGCAAGGTGGTGCTCACGCCCTCCTCGACGGCGCCGGTCACCGATCTGCCCGGGGATGCGAATCTTGCCGCGCCCTCGACCGGGGCGGTAGCGATCTCGAAGTCTTCGCAGAGCGGCAGTCTGGCGTTGCTGAACGACGGCGCGACCACCGGCAGCGAGAACGACTTCGACGACGAAGTGAAGGGCGCCTCGTGGTGGGGCTACACCTGGCCGGCGAAGCACAAGGTGAACCGGGTCGACTTCACCCCCGGTGCGGTCTCGGCGCAGGGCGGCTACTTCACCGGACGGCCGCGGGTGCAGGTGAAGCAGAACGGTTCCTGGGTCGAGGTCGGGTCCCAGTCGGTGGCGCCCGCGTATCCAGGGGATGCGTCGGCAGGTGCCAACACGACCTACACACTGACCTTCCCCGCGGTGGAGACCGATGGCGTCCGGGTGATCGGGCTGCCGGGTGGCACCCGAAGCTTCACCTCGGTCTCCGAGGTTGCCGTCCGGTACGCCGTCGAGCTGGCTGACGGTGGGTTCGAGGCGACCGGTAGCGGCAAGCCGGCCTGGCTTTTCGAGGGCACAGCTGCCAACGGGGTCGACCGTGGACTCGGGTTCGCCCACTCGGGTGCGAACAACGGCTGGATCCGTACGTCGGGGACCGGGTGGAGCGCGCTCACCCAGGTGATCCCGGTGAAACCCGGTACGACGTACACGTTCGGCTCCTGGATCAACGCGTCGGCGGCGCTTCCCGCAGGCGGCGGTCGCTTCGGAGTACGGGTTGGTGCCGATGGCAGCGAGGTTCTGGGTGAGCAGACCTTCGGCGCATCGACCGGCTACGTCCACCACGAGGTGACGGTCACCGTGCCGCCCGGCGTACAGGCGATCACCCTGTACGCCGGGTTCACGGCTCCGGGTACCGACACCTTCATCCAGGTCGACGACTTCACCGTCTCCTAG
- a CDS encoding glycerophosphodiester phosphodiesterase family protein: MTPRRSALVLIATLLVAVGNINSAEAATPLPCPTGIAHRGNATYGGPAENSLNAFKASFAAGSKWVESDVHFTSDSVPVIMHDATVDAMTNGTGAIAKMTAAKFLGLTMPDGQHPPTLDQLLAVVTAAPGRNLLLEVKAAGITAAQEQILLTKLRGLESRVHVMAFANRFPTVQHLKVADPALTVEILGYDPIVPAPGGVVSENLEYTYVTAARVSDLHYRGFDVKAWVANSPSAWANLRQLGVDAIITNKVADYLHWAAATCPSGTSTPGVQEFVANKSVETDLTGWAGKWSASSVNTRVSGGYDGSYGVRSVNGSTAAGRHGFTSKPETLDGTTYASVAGRAYTAGVWVKPDVAGQKLNLYVRERNSAGAIVGSKTATITAAAGWQRLSVIYSSVATGNRIGLTVWSTTSPPGQGFTADSLSFTTPN; the protein is encoded by the coding sequence ATGACTCCTCGTCGCTCCGCTCTGGTTCTGATCGCCACTCTTTTGGTTGCCGTGGGCAATATTAATAGTGCCGAGGCCGCGACCCCGCTGCCGTGCCCGACCGGTATCGCGCACCGGGGCAACGCCACCTACGGCGGCCCGGCCGAGAACAGCCTGAACGCCTTCAAGGCAAGCTTTGCCGCGGGTTCGAAGTGGGTCGAGTCCGACGTGCACTTCACCTCCGACTCGGTGCCGGTCATCATGCACGACGCGACCGTCGACGCGATGACGAACGGCACCGGGGCGATCGCCAAGATGACTGCCGCCAAGTTCCTGGGGCTGACCATGCCGGACGGGCAACATCCGCCGACGCTGGATCAGCTGCTCGCCGTCGTCACCGCGGCGCCTGGGCGCAATCTCCTGCTGGAGGTCAAGGCGGCGGGGATCACCGCTGCGCAGGAGCAGATTCTGCTGACCAAGCTGAGAGGTCTGGAGTCTCGCGTTCATGTGATGGCGTTCGCCAACCGCTTCCCGACCGTCCAGCACCTGAAGGTGGCCGATCCTGCTTTGACGGTGGAGATCCTGGGCTACGACCCGATCGTGCCGGCGCCGGGCGGCGTGGTCAGCGAGAACCTGGAGTACACCTACGTCACGGCGGCGCGGGTCTCGGACCTGCACTACCGAGGCTTCGACGTGAAGGCCTGGGTCGCGAACAGTCCTTCCGCGTGGGCAAACCTGCGGCAGCTAGGCGTCGACGCGATCATCACGAACAAGGTCGCCGACTACCTGCACTGGGCAGCGGCGACCTGCCCGTCCGGTACATCGACGCCTGGCGTTCAGGAGTTCGTTGCCAACAAGAGTGTCGAGACTGATTTGACCGGCTGGGCCGGAAAATGGTCCGCGAGTTCGGTGAACACGCGGGTGTCGGGTGGGTATGACGGCAGTTACGGGGTCCGGTCGGTGAATGGCTCGACGGCGGCCGGCCGGCACGGCTTTACCAGCAAGCCTGAGACTTTGGACGGTACGACGTACGCGAGTGTTGCGGGTAGGGCCTACACGGCCGGTGTCTGGGTCAAACCCGACGTTGCCGGCCAGAAGCTGAACCTTTATGTCCGCGAACGAAACTCCGCCGGCGCCATCGTCGGTTCCAAGACGGCCACGATCACTGCGGCGGCCGGCTGGCAGCGGCTGTCCGTGATCTACAGTTCCGTTGCTACCGGCAACCGGATCGGCCTCACCGTCTGGTCGACCACCTCACCCCCGGGCCAGGGCTTCACCGCAGACTCCCTCAGCTTCACCACACCGAACTAG
- a CDS encoding CGNR zinc finger domain-containing protein: protein MTTLAFELATTIRHDGQGGVADLLATDAGVADWLRDNGPLASEVLGRSFDASALAVDEDLRQALVGVRRAVRSLFARAVSPAPPSRADADRLLEPEVALAVLNKAADKLGTAQLEWPADGSPATVWSGRSSDPTVLLIGAVGRSGIDFLIGPDRARLRACPAARCVKYFLQDDPRQTWCSPSCGNRERVNRHYQRKHST, encoded by the coding sequence ATGACCACGCTGGCGTTCGAGCTTGCCACGACCATCCGGCATGACGGCCAGGGCGGCGTCGCGGATCTCCTGGCGACGGATGCCGGGGTGGCCGACTGGCTTCGCGACAACGGGCCGCTGGCGTCCGAAGTACTGGGTCGTTCTTTTGATGCCTCGGCCTTGGCTGTGGATGAGGACCTTCGGCAGGCGCTGGTCGGAGTACGGCGTGCGGTCCGTTCGCTGTTTGCCCGGGCCGTCAGCCCGGCTCCGCCAAGCCGTGCGGATGCGGACCGGCTGCTGGAGCCTGAGGTCGCGCTGGCGGTGCTGAACAAGGCTGCGGACAAGTTGGGCACTGCACAGTTGGAGTGGCCTGCGGATGGCTCGCCTGCAACTGTCTGGTCGGGGCGTTCTTCAGACCCGACCGTGCTGCTGATTGGTGCTGTCGGACGCTCGGGGATCGACTTCTTGATCGGTCCCGATCGAGCCCGGCTGCGCGCCTGCCCGGCGGCTCGCTGCGTGAAGTACTTCCTGCAGGACGATCCCCGCCAGACCTGGTGTTCCCCGTCGTGCGGAAACCGCGAACGGGTCAATCGGCACTACCAGCGCAAACACAGCACGTAA